The Centroberyx gerrardi isolate f3 chromosome 7, fCenGer3.hap1.cur.20231027, whole genome shotgun sequence genome contains a region encoding:
- the ddx42 gene encoding ATP-dependent RNA helicase DDX42 isoform X2 translates to MAENPTAGLTLEEEDENIDYDSDGNPIAPTTKKIIMPLPPIDHTEIDYPPFEKNFYNEHEELNNLTATQVLELRHKLNLRVSGAAPPKPCTSFAHFGFDEQLMHQIRKSEYTQPTPIQCQGVPIALSGRDMIGIAKTGSGKTAAFIWPMLVHIMDQKELETGEGPIAVIVCPTRELCQQIHAECKRFGKAYSLRSVAVYGGGSMWEQAKALQEGAEIVVCTPGRLIDHVKKKATSLQRVTYLVFDEADRMFDMGFEYQVRSIASHVRPDRQTLLFSATFRKKIERLARDILIDPIRVVQGDIGEANEDVTQVVELLLSGADKWTWLTRRLVEFTSSGSVLIFVTKKANSEELAANLTQEGHSLGLLHGDMDQSERNKVIADFKKKNLPILVATDVAARGLDIPSIRTVVNYDVARDIDTHTHRIGRTGRAGEKGVAYTLLTNKDTSFAGDLVRNLEGANQSVTKELMDLAMQNPWFRKSRFKGGKGKKLNIGGGGLGYRERPGLGAESSERSSGLLSSSTSYEGYSKPATGAMGDRMSAMKQAFQAQYKNHFVAASSVSPKLTTKSSSSSGWTSAGSLSSVPTEAADSSDRSRGAVASMAPPPPLSIGTKMAGFASAGSLSTVSASQTGSQHSYPPAAPPSLRDSSRDRHGEDRGRHGDRDRDRYGDRSDRSDRHGGGDRHGDRERHGDRDRDRYGDRDRHGGGRHGDSRNGDGSRRDRDEWRSERDGGERASGEGRGDRGDRGDDSFAVPDPPKRKKSRWDN, encoded by the exons ATGGCAGAGAATCCCACAGCTGGGCTGACgctggaggaagaggacgagaaCATCGACTATGACAGTGATGGGAACCCGATTGCCCCTACCACCAAGAAAATCATCATGCCCCTTCCTCCCATCGACCACACTGAG ATTGATTATCCCCCCTTTGAGAAGAACTTCTACAATGAGCATGAAGAGCTGAACAACCTGACAGCAACTCAAGTGTTGGAGTTGAGACACAAACTCAATTTGCGG GTGTCTGGTGCTGCCCCTCCCAAACCTTGCACCAGCTTTGCCCACTTCGGTTTTGACGAGCAGCTAATGCACCAGATCCGCAAGTCTGAGTACACTCAGCCCACACCGATTCAGTGCCAG GGAGTGCCCATCGCCCTGTCTGGACGTGACATGATTGGTATCGCGAAAACTGGCAGCGGCAAAACGGCAGCTTTTATCTGGCCCATGCTAGTTCACATCATGGACCAGAAGGAGCTGGAGACCGGAGAGGGGCCCATCGCAGTCATAGTGTGCCCCACCAGGGAGCTTTGTCAGCAG ATCCATGCAGAGTGTAAGCGTTTCGGGAAAGCCTACTCGTTGCGCTCTGTGGCGGTGTATGGAGGAGGCAGCATGTGGGAGCAGGCCAAGGCTCTTCAGGAGGGAGCAGAGATTGTGGTGTGCACTCCG ggTCGTCTGATTGACCACGTGAAAAAGAAGGCCACGTCTCTGCAGAGAGTGACGTACCTGGTGTTTGACGAGGCAGATCGCATGTTCGATATGGGCTTCG AATACCAAGTGAGATCTATTGCCAGCCACGTCcgcccagacagacaga CCCTTCTGTTCAGCGCCACTTTCCGAAAGAAGATAGAGAGGCTGGCCAGAGACATCTTGATAGATCCCATTCGTGTGGTGCAGGGAGACATTGGAGAG gCCAATGAGGATGTGACCCAGGTGGTGGAGCTGCTGCTCAGCGGGGCAGATAAATGGACGTGGTTGACCCGGCGGCTGGTTGAGTTCACCTCGTCCGGCTCGGTCCTCATCTTCGTCACCAAGAAGGCCAACAGCGAGGAGCTGGCCGCTAACCTGACCCAGGAGGGCCACAGCCTGGGCCTCCTGCACGGAGACATGGACCAGAGCGAGAGGAACAAGGTCATCGCTGACTTCAAGAAGAAGAATCTGCCCATTCTGGTGGCCACTGATGTAGCAG CTCGTGGTCTGGATATCCCATCCATTCGCACAGTGGTGAATTATGATGTGGCGAGAgacatcgacacacacacacacaggatcggCCGAACAGGTCGTGCTGGAGAAAAGGGCGTGGCTTACACCCTTCTAACCAACAAAGACACCTCATTCGCTGGTGATCTCGTCCGGAATCTGGAGGGAGCCAATCAAAGCGTTACCAAAGAACTGATGGATTTAGCCATGCAG AATCCCTGGTTCAGGAAATCCCGATTCAAGGGTGGTAAAGGAAAGAAGCTGAACATCGGAGGAGGCGGTCTGGGGTACAGAGAGAGGCCGGGCTTGGGGGCTGAAAGCTCT GAACGCAGCAGCGGGTTGCTGTCTTCCTCCACTAGCTACGAAGGCTACAGCAAACCAGCCACCGGGGCGATGGGAGACCGCATGTCAGCCATGAAACAAGCCTTCCAG GCCCAGTATAAGAACCACTTTGTGGCTGCGTCCAGCGTCTCCCCGAAGCTCACCACCAAGTCCAGCAGCTCGTCAGGCTGGACCAGCGCCGGCAGTCTGAGCTCCGTGCCGACAGAGGCCGCCGACAGCTCCGATCGCTCCCGGGGAGCCGTCGCGTCCATGGCCCCTCCACCGCCTCTCAGCATCGGGACAAAGATGGCCGGCTTTGCCAGCGCCGGCTCCCTGAGCACAGTGTCCGCCAGTCAAACCGGCTCGCAGCACAGCTACCCCCCCGCCGCCCCGCCCTCTCTGAGGGACAGCTCCCGGGACAGGCACGGAGAGGACAGAGGTCGCCACGGAGACAGAGATCGCGACCGCTACGGGGACAGGAGCGACAGGAGCGACCGGCACGGCGGCGGGGACCGGCACGGGGACCGGGAACGCCACGGAGACAGAGATCGCGACCGCTACGGGGACCGAGATCGCCACGGCGGCGGCCGCCACGGCGACAGTCGCAACGGAGACGGAAGCAGAAGGGACAGAGATGAGTGGAGGAGTGAgagggatgggggagagagggcgagcggggaggggaggggggacagaggagacagaggggacgATAGCTTCGCCGTCCCTGAtccaccaaaacgtaaaaagAGCAGGTGggacaactaa
- the ddx42 gene encoding ATP-dependent RNA helicase DDX42 isoform X1 — MNWNKGGPGGKRGFGFGGFSLGGAGKKEEPRLTQKSHTSFGPTGSAGGYGKNQQLPSFYKIGTKRANFDEENAYFEDDEEESSSSVDLPYIPAENSPTRQQMKSGGGSDSEDDPLDAFMAEVESQAAKDMRKLEEKEKEKKSAKGIRDDIEEEDEQEAYFRYMAENPTAGLTLEEEDENIDYDSDGNPIAPTTKKIIMPLPPIDHTEIDYPPFEKNFYNEHEELNNLTATQVLELRHKLNLRVSGAAPPKPCTSFAHFGFDEQLMHQIRKSEYTQPTPIQCQGVPIALSGRDMIGIAKTGSGKTAAFIWPMLVHIMDQKELETGEGPIAVIVCPTRELCQQIHAECKRFGKAYSLRSVAVYGGGSMWEQAKALQEGAEIVVCTPGRLIDHVKKKATSLQRVTYLVFDEADRMFDMGFEYQVRSIASHVRPDRQTLLFSATFRKKIERLARDILIDPIRVVQGDIGEANEDVTQVVELLLSGADKWTWLTRRLVEFTSSGSVLIFVTKKANSEELAANLTQEGHSLGLLHGDMDQSERNKVIADFKKKNLPILVATDVAARGLDIPSIRTVVNYDVARDIDTHTHRIGRTGRAGEKGVAYTLLTNKDTSFAGDLVRNLEGANQSVTKELMDLAMQNPWFRKSRFKGGKGKKLNIGGGGLGYRERPGLGAESSERSSGLLSSSTSYEGYSKPATGAMGDRMSAMKQAFQAQYKNHFVAASSVSPKLTTKSSSSSGWTSAGSLSSVPTEAADSSDRSRGAVASMAPPPPLSIGTKMAGFASAGSLSTVSASQTGSQHSYPPAAPPSLRDSSRDRHGEDRGRHGDRDRDRYGDRSDRSDRHGGGDRHGDRERHGDRDRDRYGDRDRHGGGRHGDSRNGDGSRRDRDEWRSERDGGERASGEGRGDRGDRGDDSFAVPDPPKRKKSRWDN, encoded by the exons ATGAATTGGAACAAAGGTGGCCCAGGTGGTAAGCGAGGTTTTGGGTTTGGAGGATTTTCCCTTGGAGGTgcagggaagaaagaagaaCCCCGCCTGACTCAGAAATCTCACACATCTTTTGGGCCCACGGGATCAGCTGGAGGATATGGAAAGAACCAGCAGCTCCCTTCATTCTACAAGATAGGAACAAAAAGAGCCAATTTTGATGAAGAAAATGC GTATtttgaagatgatgaagaggagtcCAGCAGCAGCGTGGATCTGCCATACATCCCAGCTGAGAACTCACCCACACGACAACAGATGAAGTCTGGCGGCGGCTCGGACAGTGAGGATGATCCACTGGATGCCTTCATGGCAGAGGTTGAG AGCCAAGCAGCCAAAGACATGAGGAAAttagaggaaaaggaaaaggagaagaaatcTGCCAA GGGTATTCGTGATGACattgaagaagaagatgaacaa GAAGCCTACTTCCGCTACATGGCAGAGAATCCCACAGCTGGGCTGACgctggaggaagaggacgagaaCATCGACTATGACAGTGATGGGAACCCGATTGCCCCTACCACCAAGAAAATCATCATGCCCCTTCCTCCCATCGACCACACTGAG ATTGATTATCCCCCCTTTGAGAAGAACTTCTACAATGAGCATGAAGAGCTGAACAACCTGACAGCAACTCAAGTGTTGGAGTTGAGACACAAACTCAATTTGCGG GTGTCTGGTGCTGCCCCTCCCAAACCTTGCACCAGCTTTGCCCACTTCGGTTTTGACGAGCAGCTAATGCACCAGATCCGCAAGTCTGAGTACACTCAGCCCACACCGATTCAGTGCCAG GGAGTGCCCATCGCCCTGTCTGGACGTGACATGATTGGTATCGCGAAAACTGGCAGCGGCAAAACGGCAGCTTTTATCTGGCCCATGCTAGTTCACATCATGGACCAGAAGGAGCTGGAGACCGGAGAGGGGCCCATCGCAGTCATAGTGTGCCCCACCAGGGAGCTTTGTCAGCAG ATCCATGCAGAGTGTAAGCGTTTCGGGAAAGCCTACTCGTTGCGCTCTGTGGCGGTGTATGGAGGAGGCAGCATGTGGGAGCAGGCCAAGGCTCTTCAGGAGGGAGCAGAGATTGTGGTGTGCACTCCG ggTCGTCTGATTGACCACGTGAAAAAGAAGGCCACGTCTCTGCAGAGAGTGACGTACCTGGTGTTTGACGAGGCAGATCGCATGTTCGATATGGGCTTCG AATACCAAGTGAGATCTATTGCCAGCCACGTCcgcccagacagacaga CCCTTCTGTTCAGCGCCACTTTCCGAAAGAAGATAGAGAGGCTGGCCAGAGACATCTTGATAGATCCCATTCGTGTGGTGCAGGGAGACATTGGAGAG gCCAATGAGGATGTGACCCAGGTGGTGGAGCTGCTGCTCAGCGGGGCAGATAAATGGACGTGGTTGACCCGGCGGCTGGTTGAGTTCACCTCGTCCGGCTCGGTCCTCATCTTCGTCACCAAGAAGGCCAACAGCGAGGAGCTGGCCGCTAACCTGACCCAGGAGGGCCACAGCCTGGGCCTCCTGCACGGAGACATGGACCAGAGCGAGAGGAACAAGGTCATCGCTGACTTCAAGAAGAAGAATCTGCCCATTCTGGTGGCCACTGATGTAGCAG CTCGTGGTCTGGATATCCCATCCATTCGCACAGTGGTGAATTATGATGTGGCGAGAgacatcgacacacacacacacaggatcggCCGAACAGGTCGTGCTGGAGAAAAGGGCGTGGCTTACACCCTTCTAACCAACAAAGACACCTCATTCGCTGGTGATCTCGTCCGGAATCTGGAGGGAGCCAATCAAAGCGTTACCAAAGAACTGATGGATTTAGCCATGCAG AATCCCTGGTTCAGGAAATCCCGATTCAAGGGTGGTAAAGGAAAGAAGCTGAACATCGGAGGAGGCGGTCTGGGGTACAGAGAGAGGCCGGGCTTGGGGGCTGAAAGCTCT GAACGCAGCAGCGGGTTGCTGTCTTCCTCCACTAGCTACGAAGGCTACAGCAAACCAGCCACCGGGGCGATGGGAGACCGCATGTCAGCCATGAAACAAGCCTTCCAG GCCCAGTATAAGAACCACTTTGTGGCTGCGTCCAGCGTCTCCCCGAAGCTCACCACCAAGTCCAGCAGCTCGTCAGGCTGGACCAGCGCCGGCAGTCTGAGCTCCGTGCCGACAGAGGCCGCCGACAGCTCCGATCGCTCCCGGGGAGCCGTCGCGTCCATGGCCCCTCCACCGCCTCTCAGCATCGGGACAAAGATGGCCGGCTTTGCCAGCGCCGGCTCCCTGAGCACAGTGTCCGCCAGTCAAACCGGCTCGCAGCACAGCTACCCCCCCGCCGCCCCGCCCTCTCTGAGGGACAGCTCCCGGGACAGGCACGGAGAGGACAGAGGTCGCCACGGAGACAGAGATCGCGACCGCTACGGGGACAGGAGCGACAGGAGCGACCGGCACGGCGGCGGGGACCGGCACGGGGACCGGGAACGCCACGGAGACAGAGATCGCGACCGCTACGGGGACCGAGATCGCCACGGCGGCGGCCGCCACGGCGACAGTCGCAACGGAGACGGAAGCAGAAGGGACAGAGATGAGTGGAGGAGTGAgagggatgggggagagagggcgagcggggaggggaggggggacagaggagacagaggggacgATAGCTTCGCCGTCCCTGAtccaccaaaacgtaaaaagAGCAGGTGggacaactaa